A genomic window from Cytobacillus suaedae includes:
- a CDS encoding HAMP domain-containing protein — protein MFWRSVVGKLWITILLLVSFVLFTLTILLLEFFENYHVREAEQGLTQIASKIAFIMESHDDKELAREISWELIDDNTNVIIIEDEDTHWYSPGDEGSKRLTYEFIQNHPELFKAITDDKTVSQRMGLNGSNITNGNSEEMFIIGTPLHVDNNKQGAVFLYQSLNEVRETTKQTTRFILLAAGIAIVLTTIFAFFLSTRITAPLRKMRQAAFEVARGKFDTKVPMVTHDEIGELAVAFNQMAKQLKFNLNALNQEKEQLSSVLSSMADGVITLSRDGTVLVTNPPAERFLQAWYYQQGMQSKDGEELPSEMNELFQNVVSFEKEQIVEISMQGRSWVILMSPLYNQTYIRGAVAVIRDMTEERRLDKLREDFIANVSHELRTPISMLQGYSEAIIDNIASTEEEKREIAKVIYDESLRMGRLVNDLLDLARMQASHITLNIEEVEISDLVNRIIRKFQGPAKERNIKLSLVKDDSLGTFQLDPDRIEQVLTNLIDNALRHTESEGNVTLQVDLQEGGLLIDVKDSGSGIPEEDLPFVFERFYKADKARTRGRSGTGLGLAIVKNIIDAHQGHISVHSKINEGTTFTFFIPRKIE, from the coding sequence TTATTTACATTAACTATTCTGTTACTAGAGTTCTTTGAGAATTACCACGTGCGAGAGGCTGAGCAAGGCTTAACCCAAATCGCTTCAAAGATTGCTTTTATCATGGAGTCACATGATGATAAAGAACTTGCAAGGGAAATTTCTTGGGAGTTAATAGATGATAATACAAATGTGATTATAATTGAAGATGAAGACACACATTGGTATTCCCCGGGTGATGAGGGAAGCAAAAGGTTGACTTACGAATTTATACAAAATCATCCTGAGTTATTTAAAGCTATTACGGATGATAAGACAGTTTCCCAACGAATGGGTTTAAATGGGAGCAATATTACAAATGGTAATTCTGAAGAGATGTTCATTATCGGGACGCCCTTACATGTGGATAACAATAAACAAGGCGCTGTATTTTTATATCAATCCTTAAACGAAGTAAGGGAAACAACGAAGCAAACTACCAGATTTATTTTACTTGCCGCAGGTATCGCTATTGTGCTAACAACAATTTTTGCATTTTTCTTGTCCACTCGAATTACAGCTCCACTACGAAAAATGCGACAAGCAGCTTTTGAAGTGGCAAGAGGGAAGTTTGATACAAAAGTTCCGATGGTAACTCATGATGAAATAGGAGAATTGGCTGTTGCTTTTAACCAGATGGCAAAACAACTTAAATTTAATTTAAATGCACTTAACCAAGAAAAAGAGCAGTTATCAAGTGTATTAAGTAGTATGGCAGATGGAGTTATTACCTTGAGTAGGGATGGCACTGTCTTAGTAACTAATCCACCTGCAGAGAGGTTTTTACAGGCTTGGTATTATCAGCAAGGTATGCAAAGTAAAGATGGAGAAGAATTGCCTTCTGAAATGAATGAATTATTTCAAAATGTTGTTTCATTTGAAAAAGAACAAATTGTTGAAATAAGCATGCAAGGAAGAAGTTGGGTTATTTTAATGAGCCCTTTATATAATCAAACATACATCCGCGGAGCAGTAGCGGTTATTAGGGACATGACAGAAGAAAGAAGGTTAGACAAGTTAAGAGAAGATTTTATTGCAAATGTTTCTCATGAACTTAGAACACCAATTTCTATGCTTCAAGGGTATAGTGAAGCAATTATTGATAATATCGCCAGTACAGAAGAAGAAAAACGAGAAATAGCTAAGGTAATTTATGATGAGTCTCTTCGTATGGGAAGGTTGGTCAATGACTTATTGGACCTTGCACGGATGCAAGCAAGTCATATTACTCTTAATATAGAAGAAGTAGAAATTAGTGATTTAGTAAATAGGATAATAAGAAAGTTCCAAGGACCTGCAAAGGAAAGGAATATTAAGTTATCTTTAGTAAAAGATGATTCACTTGGCACTTTTCAGTTAGATCCAGATCGAATTGAACAAGTATTAACAAACCTCATTGATAACGCACTTCGACATACGGAGAGCGAGGGGAATGTAACCTTACAGGTTGACCTCCAGGAAGGTGGTTTACTGATTGATGTTAAGGATTCAGGTTCGGGAATACCTGAAGAAGATTTACCTTTTGTATTTGAACGCTTTTATAAAGCTGACAAAGCTAGAACGAGGGGAAGATCAGGTACTGGTTTAGGATTGGCGATTGTTAAAAATATCATTGACGCACACCAAGGACACATTTCCGTCCATAGCAAAATAAACGAAGGTACGACATTTACTTTCTTTATCCCTCGAAAAATAGAGTAA